One region of Limnospira fusiformis SAG 85.79 genomic DNA includes:
- the rpsD gene encoding 30S ribosomal protein S4 has translation MSRYRGPRLRVARRLGDLPGLTRKTARRAYPPGQHGQARRKRSEYAVRLEEKQKLRFNYGLSERQLLRYVRKARRASGSTGQVLLQYLEMRLDNTVFRLGMAPTIPAARQLVNHGHITVNGKVVDIASYQCRPGETIGVRNRDKSREMVKANLQYPGLANVPSHLELDKNNLTATVNGVIEREWVALSINELLVVEYYSRMA, from the coding sequence ATGTCTCGATATCGAGGACCCCGGCTTCGGGTTGCACGTCGTTTAGGGGATCTTCCCGGACTAACCCGGAAAACAGCCCGACGTGCTTATCCCCCTGGTCAGCACGGTCAAGCTCGCCGCAAACGTTCAGAATATGCAGTCCGTTTAGAAGAAAAGCAAAAACTGCGGTTTAACTATGGTTTGTCCGAACGACAACTGTTGCGTTATGTCCGCAAAGCGCGCCGCGCCTCCGGTTCCACCGGTCAAGTCTTACTGCAATACCTAGAAATGCGTTTAGATAACACCGTGTTCCGTCTGGGTATGGCTCCCACTATCCCCGCAGCCCGACAGCTAGTTAACCACGGTCATATCACCGTTAACGGTAAAGTTGTAGATATTGCCAGCTATCAGTGTCGTCCTGGCGAAACCATTGGCGTGAGAAATAGAGACAAATCTCGCGAAATGGTCAAAGCTAATCTTCAATATCCTGGTTTAGCTAACGTCCCTAGCCATTTGGAGTTAGATAAAAATAATCTCACTGCTACAGTAAATGGTGTGATTGAACGGGAATGGGTCGCTCTTTCCATCAATGAACTACTCGTCGTTGAATACTATTCCCGTATGGCTTAA
- the pdxA gene encoding 4-hydroxythreonine-4-phosphate dehydrogenase PdxA — MLRRLAITLGDPAGIGPEVVLKALANSTWTENCEITVVGTRWVLENTYQQLRKTTPAIANPDHLNILDINDGPSPSSIKFGVGNASSGAASFAYLETAIASTLKGQFQGIVTGPIAKNHWKAAGHDYPGQTELLAVRSQVNRYGMLFVARSPHSNWTLRTLLATTHIPLSQVPQTLTPQLLDQKLDLLILSLNQDFGIKTPKIAVSGLNPHSGENGQLGIEEKDWLIPWIQQKRDRYPQIQLDGPIPPDTLWVKPGQAWYGQNTAAAHDAYLALYHDQGLIPVKLMAFDRAVNTTIGLPFIRTSPDHGTAFDIVGQGIADPSSFQAAIALAIELAHSAQPPSPAHPITYQ, encoded by the coding sequence ATGTTAAGACGTTTGGCGATTACTTTGGGAGATCCAGCCGGAATAGGGCCGGAGGTGGTTTTGAAGGCTTTGGCTAATTCCACTTGGACGGAAAACTGCGAGATAACTGTGGTGGGTACCCGTTGGGTGTTGGAAAATACCTATCAACAACTCAGGAAAACTACTCCAGCGATCGCTAATCCCGATCATCTCAATATTTTAGATATTAATGACGGACCCTCCCCATCCTCGATTAAATTTGGGGTCGGAAATGCCAGCAGTGGGGCGGCGAGTTTTGCTTATTTGGAAACAGCGATCGCCTCCACCCTCAAAGGGCAATTTCAGGGAATTGTTACCGGACCTATTGCCAAAAACCACTGGAAAGCCGCCGGACATGACTACCCAGGACAAACGGAACTTTTGGCGGTGCGTTCCCAAGTTAACCGCTACGGAATGCTATTTGTAGCCCGATCGCCCCATAGTAACTGGACTTTACGCACCTTACTCGCCACCACCCATATTCCCCTATCACAAGTCCCTCAAACCTTGACCCCTCAACTCCTAGACCAGAAACTAGATTTACTTATACTCTCCCTCAACCAGGACTTTGGTATTAAAACCCCCAAAATAGCCGTTTCTGGACTTAATCCCCACAGCGGCGAAAACGGTCAGTTGGGAATCGAAGAAAAAGATTGGCTAATTCCCTGGATACAACAAAAACGCGATCGCTATCCCCAAATTCAACTAGACGGACCTATCCCCCCCGATACATTATGGGTTAAACCCGGTCAAGCCTGGTATGGCCAAAACACAGCCGCCGCCCATGATGCTTACCTCGCCCTGTACCATGATCAAGGGTTAATCCCCGTTAAGCTAATGGCATTCGATCGCGCCGTTAATACCACCATTGGTTTACCCTTTATCCGCACCTCCCCCGACCACGGAACCGCCTTTGATATCGTCGGTCAAGGTATTGCTGACCCTTCCAGCTTTCAAGCTGCGATCGCCTTAGCCATAGAATTAGCCCATAGCGCGCAGCCACCATCCCCAGCCCATCCTATAACCTATCAGTAA